A stretch of Fusarium fujikuroi IMI 58289 draft genome, chromosome FFUJ_chr10 DNA encodes these proteins:
- a CDS encoding related to reductases yields MTFTPQSLPDLSGQVYIVTGGNAGIGFNTVLELAAHKAKVYMGARSEAKANAAIVEIKGQHPQADISVLVMDMMNLKTVKAAADEKESRLHGLVNNAGIMATPYEESVDNYEAQFQTNYLSHWLLTYSLLPILTESARLTRPGTVRVVNVSSDGHLLFSPSAGIDFDDINQTKGTAFSRYGMSKLANILHAKELHRRYGPSPDNDRQEEIWTASLHPGTIDTGLGRNATGSWAWQVLVPVMRLLRLYSPLETAAYTSLFAIAGPDFHQDMSGEYLKPVGIIGKTSSTGQDPKLAEELWHWTEIEMRIKGFIN; encoded by the exons aTGACTTTTACACCACAATCGCTTCCTGATCTGTCAGGCCAAGTTTACATTGTAACCGGCGGCAATGCGGGAAT CGGTTTTAACACTGTGCTGGAATTGGCAGCCCACAAGGCGAAAGTGTACATGGGCGCACGATCCGAGGCCAAAGCCAACGCTGCAATCGTCGAGATCAAAGGCCAGCATCCTCAAGCAGATATATCCGTTTTAGTGATGGACATGATGAACCTGAAGACCGTCAAAGCCGCGGCTGACGA AAAAGAATCAAGGCTCCATGGCCTGGTGAACAACGCGGGTATAATGGCAACGCCGTACGAAGAATCTGTGGACAATTACGAAGCTCAATTCCAG ACAAACTACCTCTCTCACTGGCTTTTGACCTACAGTCTATTGCCCATCCTCACCGAGTCTGCGCGATTGACTCGCCCTGGAACTGTCCGAGTCGTCAATGTCAGCTCCGACGGCCATCTGTTATTTTCCCCTTCGGCAGGAATCGATTTCGATGACATAAACCAAACCAAGGGTACTGCATTTTCGCGATACGGCATGTCTAAGCTAGCCAACATCTTACACGCCAAAGAGTTACATCGCAGATATGGTCCGTCGCCTGATAATGATAGACAGGAAGAGATTTGGACCGCAAGTCTGCATCCAGGTACCATTGACAC TGGTCTAGGCCGTAACGCTACCGGTTCATGGGCATGGCAAGTACTTGTCCCGGTGATGCGGCTTTTAAGGCTCTACAGCCCCCTTGAGACTGCAGCTTATACGTCACTCTTCGCCATCGCCGGCCCGGATTTCCATCAGGATATGAGTGGAGAGTACTTGAAGCCTGTAGGTATCATTGGAAAGACGTCATCAACTGGACAGGATCCCAAGTTGGCGGAGGAGCTCTGGCACTGGACGGAGATTGAAATGAGAATCAAGGGATTCATTAATTGA
- a CDS encoding monooxygenase-like protein, with product MSVQVHSKPRKLRIIHVGAGASGLLTAYKAERMLQNYELVCYDKNPVIGGTWYENRYPGCACDVPAHIYTYSFEPNTEWSCYYANSAQIYDYFLRFAKKYDLAKYVQLQTTVISAAWDGDEGKWVVKLSQDGKERMDYCDVLMNGSGVVNKAKWPDVPGTSSYNGTIAHSATWDPKISWEGKRVALIGTGSSSVQMLPQLAKGSKTLHVFARNSIWIVPSLGTDLSKANEEGNSPAEQPGTQVYSEKDKEEFRRDPGAHLQYRKGLEATLTRNFPFFLRDSPMSQWATAAIKQDMLKKLESADEELKQKLIPSWPPGCRRITPGNDYLESLVQDHVKVVFEGVSRFTPTGLVTSEGKEFDFDLIACATGFDISYAPHFKITGIDGVTMKDEWSENPNIYLGITGPKFPNYFVINGPTGNWGQGCVLPSHEVQIEYAMQCCIKMQNEGIKAMEVKQLPTTQWNEHLDNWHAKYSVWAGNCRSWYKANRSDGRVYIWPGSMLHLLKTMKTPRFEDFNITYRNDNMWSFLGNGRTQIEELAEEGVDVDLAPFIRDQDVPWAIDDPSTLATVASREHKL from the exons ATGTCGGTCCAAGTACACTCAAAGCCTCGGAAGCTGAGGATTATTCACGTCGGCGCTGGGGCGTCAGGTCTTTTGACTGCTTACAAGGCCGAGCGTATGCTGCAAAATTACGAGCTTGTATGCTACGATAA AAACCCAGTCATAGGCGGGACATGGTACGAAAATCGCTACCCAG GATGTGCCTGTGACGTGCCGGCGCATATCTATACGTATTCGTTCGAGCCAAATACCGAATGGTCTTGCTATTATGCAAACTCTGCCCAGATTTATGACTATTTTCTCAGATTTGCAAAGAAGTATGATCTCGCGAAATATGTTCAGCTGCAGACCACAGTCATCAGCGCGGCTTGGGATGGTGATGAAGGGAAAT GGGTTGTTAAGTTAAGCCAGGATGGTAAGGAGAGAATGGACTACTGCGATGTATTGATGAATGGATCGGGAGTGGTTAACAAAGCCAAGT GGCCTGATGTTCCTGGTACATCCTCCTACAATGGCACCATAGCTCACAGCGCGACCTGGGACCCAAAGATCAGTTGGGAAGGCAAACGGGTTGCACTCATCGGAACCGGCTCTAGCTCTGTACAGATGCTGCCACAGCTCGCCAAAG GTTCAAAAACCCTTCACGTGTTCGCAAGGAACTCGATATGGATCGTCCCTTCACTGGGCACAGACCTCAGCAAGGCTAATGAGGAGGGCAACAGTCCTGCCGAACAACCAGGTACGCAAGTTTATTCtgaaaaggacaaggaggagttTCGCAGAGACCCTGGGGCACATCTACAGTACCGGAAAGGTCTTGAGGCAACCTTAACACGTAATTTTCCGTTCTTTCTTAGGGATTCACCGATGAGCCAGTGGGCTACTGCTGCTATCAAGCAGGAtatgctcaagaagcttgagagtGCCGATGAGGAGTTGAAACAAAAGCTTATTCCATCTTGGCCGCCAGGATGTCGACGAATAACG CCTGGCAACGACTATCTAGAGAGCTTGGTCCAAGACC ATGTCAAGGTTGTTTTCGAAGGCGTTTCAAGATTCACTCCCACAGGCCTTGTCACGAGCGAAGGCAAGGAGTTCGATTTCGATCTTATTGCCTGCGCTACAGGGTTCGACATCTCGTATGCTCCGCATTT CAAAATCACCGGTATTGATGGTGTTACGATGAAGGATGAATGGTCAGAG AATCCAAACATTTATCTTGGTATCACTGGGCCCAAGTTTCCCAACTATTTTGTCATCAATGGACCAACAGGCAACTGGGGTCAAGGATGTGTACTTCCGTCG CACGAAGTTCAAATTGAGTATGCTATGCAATGCTGCATCAAGATGCAGAACGAGggcatcaaggccatggaggTCAAGCAACTTCCCACTACGCAGTGGAACGAGCATCTCGACAACTGGCACGCCAAGTACTCAGTCTGGGCTGGCAACTGCCGTTCTTGGTACAAGGCGAATAGGTCAGACGGGCGGGTGTATATCTGGCCTGGAAGCATGCTTCATCTGCTCAAGACTATGAAGACGCCTAGGTTCGAGGACTTCAACATTACCTACCGAAACGACAACATGTGGAGTTTTTTGGGCAACGGTCGTACTCAGATTGAAGAGCTGGCTGAAGAGGgggttgatgttgatcttgcaCCGTTTATTCGGGATCAAGATGTTCCCTGGGCGATTGATGATCCTTCTACTCTAGCAACAGTTGCAAGCCGTGAGCATAAGCTTTGA
- a CDS encoding related to peroxisomal short-chain alcohol dehydrogenase produces MQSPYTLRTGIYPEIHPDRLAGSLAGKNALITGSGRGIGREIAIAMAQAGANVCVTARTSSQVDETKAEIVSLALKSKVVGIVADVLKLEDQERLVREFRQQLGPVDVLVCNAGSNIFQPFHLTNATDWWDIMELNVRAPVELTRLVLPEMRERNQAVIIYTSSRAAKADLPWTTAYNCAKTSITRFAGTLQVELDQVQKIEKGVDNNISVFSIHPGEIETNLHETAFPEKTKQEAPYVIEHMAKIGAKRPHFEAALPAWTCVWLSSGKASALRGKFVDCTRDVGEQARDALDAVRSQ; encoded by the coding sequence ATGCAGTCACCATATACCCTCCGCACTGGCATTTATCCCGAGATCCACCCGGATCGACTCGCAGGTTCGCTGGCGGGCAAGAATGCTCTGATAACGGGTTCTGGCAGGGGTATTGGGCGGGAGATTGCTATTGCAATGGCGCAAGCTGGGGCTAACGTTTGCGTGACGGCACGAACAAGCAGCCAAGTCGACGAAACCAAAGCTGAAATCGTGAGCTTGGCCCTCAAGAGCAAGGTGGTGGGCATCGTGGCGGACGTACTTAAGTTGGAGGATCAAGAACGCCTCGTGCGCGAATTCCGCCAACAGCTAGGCCCTGTCGACGTGTTAGTGTGCAATGCTGGTAGCAACATCTTCCAGCCTTTCCACTTGACGAATGCCACCGATTGGTGGGATATCATGGAGCTAAACGTCCGGGCACCAGTTGAACTCACCCGACTAGTCCTTCCAGAAATGCGTGAAAGGAACCAAGCCGTCATAATCTACACCTCGTCACGAGCTGCCAAGGCGGACCTCCCCTGGACTACGGCATACAACTGCGCTAAGACATCTATCACGAGATTCGCGGGTACTCTGCAAGTCGAGCTGGATCAAGTGcagaagatcgagaagggAGTGGACAACAACATATCTGTCTTCAGCATTCACCCAGGTGAGATAGAGACCAATCTTCACGAAACGGCGTTCCCGGAAAAGACGAAGCAAGAGGCCCCTTACGTTATCGAGCATATGGCGAAGATAGGCGCCAAGAGACCTCATTTTGAGGCTGCTTTGCCCGCATGGACTTGTGTATGGCTTAGCTCTGGGAAGGCTTCGGCTCTGAGGGGGAAATTCGTGGATTGCACGCGGGATGTCGGGGAACAAGCGAGGGATGCATTAGATGCAGTGAGGTCACAATGA
- a CDS encoding related to salicylate 1-monooxygenase produces the protein MAQEQKDFLITIIGGGIAGIVLAISLLRRNIPCIIYEKAHAFSDIGAGLGISPNAQDAMAACDPSVHEAFKNVANGNTWESKKSFLFEFLDGMDGATTDSPLFHIENRTGLQGCHRGAFVNELIKLLPSDLVQFNKQLQTVEENRSGGIRLTFQDGTIEEADAVVGCDGIKSKVREILVGADHPSSKCSYTHKYAYRGMIPMQQAAEVLGEERALNATMWLGKDKHLLSYPVAHGTILNVVAYCSSSDDWPSESQLVLPATKEDLLRDFEGFRSSVLRILDNTDKLDRWAIFDLGENPVPTFATGRVCIIGDAAHASSPHHGAGAGLCIEDAAALASILAHDTIQVGVDIEAAFSAFDRSRRDRAQWVVQKSRRAGQLFERQTEIDSDFDKIYKELEETLPTIWDYDIEEAIKIASIELDKA, from the exons ATGGCCCAGGAGCAGAAGGACTTTCTGATCACCATCATTGGTGGCGGTATTGCAGGAATTGTCCTTGCAATCTCACTTCTCAGAAGAAACATTCCCTGCATAATCTACGAGAAAGCGCATGCCTTCAGCGACATCGGTGCCGGCCTGGGAATAAGCCCCAATGCACAAGACGCCATGGCTGCTTGTGATCCAAGCGTACATGAAGCGTTTAAAAATGTCGCCAATGGTAACACCTGGGAGTCCAAGAAAAGCTTCTTGTTTGAGTTTCTTGACGGCATGGACGGGGCGACTACCGACTCCCCTCTGTTCCATATCGAGAATCGTACCGGGCTACAGGGTTGTCACCGGGGCGCCTTCGTAAATGAACTCATAAAGCTCTTACCCAGCGACTTGGTGCAGTTTAACAAACAACTTCAGACAGTGGAGGAAAATAGGAGTGGTGGAATCCGACTTACCTTTCAGGATGGCACAATTGAGGAAGctgatgctgttgttggctgcGATGGCATCAAGTCCAAAGTTCGCGAAATTCTCGTTGGAGCAGATCATCCGTCGTCAAAGTGTTCATACACGCACAAATATGCTTACAGAGGAATGATCCCCATGCAACAAGCAGCTGAGGTATTGGGGGAGGAGAGAGCTCTTAATGCCACGATGTGG TTGGGGAAGGACAAGCATCTGTTGAGCTATCCTGTTGCGCACGGGACCATCTTGAATGTGGTGGCATATTGTTCAAGCTCCGACGACTGGCCAAGTGAATCTCAGCTGGTTCTTCCGGCCACCAAAGAGGATCTTCTCCGGGATTTCGAAGGCTTCCGATCATCGGTGCTAAGGATTCTCGATAATACTGATAAGCTTGACCGC TGGGCCATCTTCGATCTAGGCGAGAATCCAGTTCCGACCTTTGCAACAGGTCGAGTATGTATCATCGGAGACGCAGCACATGCTTCATCTCCACATCATGGAGCGGGAGCAGGCTTATGTATTGAAGACGCTGCTGCGTTAGCGTCCATATTGGCGCATGACACGATCCAAGTTGGTGTCGATATCGAGGCTGCGTTCTCTGCATTTGATAGAAGTCGACGAGACAGAGCCCAATGGGTCGTTCAAAAGTCTAGACGAGCGGGTCAACTATTTGAACGCCAAACTGAGATTGATAGTGATTTTGATAAGATATAcaaggagctggaggagaCGCTACCTACGATCTGGGATTACGATATCGAAGAAGCGATAAAGATTGCCTCGATCGAGTTGGATAAAGCTTGA
- a CDS encoding related to scytalone dehydratase: MTFEIYIPDNLTFQDYIAVVQTARVWADGYDKKSEERILAALAPEVSVDYTLIVPAWGIKQYKAAEFAALWLSQEHLGLKPLLTQHLLAQPYFKKVTADEIVVEWQQLASHGRLQDDGESARDAFAARINETSDGRSHMEHQFVRVGGLWKIARITPSLLYQTGDFMRIRRPAGEQ, translated from the exons ATGACTTTTGAAATTTACATTCCAGATAACCTGACTTTCCAGGACTACATTGCTGTGGTTCAAACAGCAAGGGTCTGGGCAGATGGTTACGACAAAAAG AGCGAAGAGCGAATCCTCGCCGCTTTAGCACCAGAGGTTTCTGTCGACTACACGTTGATCGTGCCAGCATGGGGAATAAAGCAGTACAAGGCGGCCGAGTTCGCAGCCCTTTGGCTCTCACAGGAACACCTGGGCCTCAAGCCTTTACTGACACAACACCTACTTGCGCAACCATATTTCAAGAAGGTCACTGCCGACGAAATTGTGGTGGAGTGGCAGCAATTAGCGAGTCATGGGCGACTacaagatgatggcgagAGCGCTAGGGATGCGTTTGCAGCAAGGATCAACGAGACCAGCGATGGGAGGAGCCATATGGAGCATCAATTTGTCAGGGTTGGTGGTCTCTGGAAGATCGCGAGGATCACACCATCTCTGCTTTATCAGACTGGGGACTTTATGCGTATTAGAAGACCAGCGGGTGAGCAGTAG
- a CDS encoding related to proteoglycan, which translates to MRAPEFRWTLWALLPILSTSFVKADAPTSCSEMGSTYEASVYAFNVNCDTIGGNPATYAYYSVGDTFASCIQRCDLDDDCIAVNYQHFTGDCDLVAAFTQEQPSSDYDLAVKAYEIPTSPTTTTSLTTDAVTTSDAVTTSDAVTTSDAVTTSDAVTTSDAVTTSDAVTTSDAVSTSDAVSTSDAVTTSDVATTSDEVATSDSTTVLSTASTTEAMSSDSTSLPSIASTTDAISTSDSTTLLETASTSDLLSTSDSASTSDPLSTPLDSTTLLSTSSFTSSPSTVTSTSESAVILTTSGSFVSSSMPVSDSTTVEDVTSSSMTSSVSTLLTLSTSASSASSASLSSTLSSSSSVVTLPTSTGHSTTSNSNAAVTSTTKTSESAVLTVIATATTINTACTTLTTLTDTVTSVTYVTVDTSLSVVTTCVPVTLVYSPCGCEHETYTTVDMTTVTSPCSTDASYTKDTITLTVPKACETMTSAGQSAVQYPSGWIWSQTYSGHGSYYLAQPTAVPQTDSGSDSTQPSKVVPVVRPETISEEGKASVKATDRPQKATGEPSSQSGSDSYDHPEASASKPTTAPHYEQVPAKESNSLEAPSSWTTHLSNHDASASASKTGSTGETAQSNVPSQSGGKGSTPMTISGASRPRCVAWTVVGLALMLY; encoded by the coding sequence ATGAGGGCCCCGGAATTTCGTTGGACCCTATGGGCCCTGCTCCCCATTCTCTCTACCTCGTTTGTAAAAGCAGACGCGCCGACATCTTGTAGTGAAATGGGCAGTACCTACGAAGCTTCAGTTTACGCGTTCAATGTTAATTGCGACACCATCGGTGGCAATCCAGCTACTTATGCTTATTACTCTGTCGGGGATACCTTCGCATCGTGCATACAGAGATGTGACCTCGACGATGATTGCATTGCTGTAAACTATCAACATTTCACCGGCGATTGTGATTTAGTTGCCGCATTTACTCAGGAACAGCCTTCATCTGACTACGATCTTGCTGTGAAAGCATATGAGATACCAACATCGCCTacaacaacgacatcatTGACAACAGATGCGGTGACTACATCAGATGCGGTGACTACCTCAGACGCAGTGACTACCTCAGACGCAGTGACTACATCAGACGCGGTGACTACCTCAGATGCAGTGACTACCTCAGACGCAGTGACTACATCAGATGCGGTGTCTACCTCAGATGCAGTGTCTACCTCAGATGCAGTGACTACATCAGATGTGGCGACTACATCAGACGAGGTGGCTACGTCAGACTCTACAACCGTACTGTCAACAGCGTCAACAACAGAGGCGATGTCTTCAGACTCTACATCCCTGCCGTCGATTGCATCAACCACTGATGCGATTTCTACATCAGACTCCACGACCCTACTGGAAACGGCGTCGACATCAGACCTGCTGTCTACATCAGACTCTGCATCAACATCCGATCCTTTGTCTACCCCATTAGACTCTACAACCCTATTGTCTACATCAAGCTTCACTTCGTCACCATCAACAGTGACATCTACATCAGAATCAGCAGTGATACTCACAACATCAGGCTCATTTGTATCTTCATCTATGCCTGTGTCAGACTCCACTACAGTGGAGGACGTGACCTCTTCGTCTATGACATCTTCGGTCTCGACACTTCTTACTCTATCCacctcagcatcttcagcatcctcGGCATCTCTATCCTCCACgctgtcctcctcttcttcagtcgTTACTTTGCCCACATCAACTGGACACTCGACCACAAGCAACAGTAACGCGGCCGTTACCTCTACTACTAAGACATCTGAGAGTGCTGTGCTCACCGTCATTGCCACTGCTACAACTATCAACACAGCTTGCACCACTCTCACTACACTTACAGACACAGTAACGAGTGTCACATATGTCACTGTTGATACCAGCTTATCTGTGGTTACTACTTGTGTCCCAGTCACTTTGGTATACAGTCCCTGTGGCTGTGAGCACGAGACCTACACAACCGTCGATATGACAACTGTTACCTCTCCCTGTAGTACTGATGCATCCTATACGAAGGATACCATCACCCTCACAGTCCCCAAGGCTTGTGAGACAATGACCAGTGCTGGACAGTCTGCAGTCCAATATCCTTCTGGCTGGATATGGTCTCAGACATATTCCGGCCATGGTAGTTATTACCTAGCACAGCCAACAGCGGTGCCACAAACCGACTCTGGGTCAGACAGTACCCAGCCATCTAAGGTTGTTCCAGTAGTCAGACCCGAAACGATCTCAGAAGAAGGCAAGGCTTCAGTGAAGGCCACTGATCGACCACAAAAGGCGACTGGAGAGCCGTCATCTCAATCCGGATCTGACAGCTATGACCACCCCGAGGCCTCGGCATCCAAACCCACAACTGCTCCTCATTATGAACAGGTCCCAGCCAAGGAATCCAACAGCCTGGAGGCTCCTTCATCATGGACAACTCATCTCAGCAACCACGATGCCTCAGCTTCGGCGAGCAAGACAGGATCAACTGGCGAGACAGCTCAAAGCAATGTGCCGTCACAGTCTGGTGGAAAAGGATCCACGCCTATGACCATTTCAGGAGCTAGCCGACCTCGTTGCGTGGCTTGGACTGTTGTTGGCTTGGCCCTTATGCTTTACTAA
- a CDS encoding related to chitinase, with protein MYPLNLEPYAAGGHCAVAICLGETPLIDPDNVCDLVKSLQEKFTDIAFLICDEIHNGQLSSNLTILRWSQIEDQDYQKVYDIMYQYRKNFDEELRASSGFYIKRRLALMGFNYDNRQYTTIFHPVYPRKNPDGSAGNVNSAYVSPIDTVVQAYRNNSDVVGDISRSVPHMEAGKVRRVFFDRPVPEEVKEKLCANGLDAPLLNLLEGWAFDDQLIGYDDEETFADKKAWAGGYCFGGTMIWSIDFQPSDNSTDGYVPALPDLDGIGAIPKDLQDKVLKKCDTGFSYDNYGDLPKLWYDSGAEQWADAYIKSQKDHTNWAQNLYRNLFEKKDHTKFSCVTPNSQCDFEASCAEFNKVGKGGLYYLFQSMSSFHTFMKALNQQYDSKITLPLAAASEMRLILDIKSGLPQTTINIGSVLGSAFSMANAIAAPLPGVGGPLAGISGLASMIRTFTSTVGGNDNAVDATDTLTFAVKTAAVERKRKIADIVSSVYGDFGYAQADLPKTILLGGADNPAIKVFGYGAWLRDSDLTDLSGAVERMSDKMNQALLWQMAIFFKGFYVVIRDDLPINRCTHPNNTWDDRTNRCVDILSWWPKSASGRVGSDLAMEKVWAKWNMSPLWTLLNAVECWENNGGKIGDAKVKALQSEWANGVPLPCFFAMPVLKGNWSKDAASDGATWLAGDFVGQEGQDGRLWPKGKCDKANKELDPITGGQVKKCSSLNKVGGEE; from the exons ATGTAccctctcaacctcgaacCATACGCTGCTGGTGGCCACTGCGCTGTGGCCATCTGCCTTGGAGAGACTCCCCTCATTGACCCAGACAACGTCTGCGATCTCGTTAAGTCTCTCCAGGAGAAGTTCACCGACATCGCCTTCCTGATCTGTGACGAAATTCACAA TGGCCAGCTCTCGTCTAACTTGACTATCCTGCGCTGGTCTCAGATCGAAGACCAGGACTATCAGAAGGTTTACGACATCATGTACCAATACCGAAAGAACTTTGATGAGGAACTCCGCGCAAGTTCTGGGTTCTACATCAAGCGTCGCTTGGCT CTCATGGGATTCAATTACGACAATCGCCAATATACCACTATCTTTCATCCCGTTTACCCTCGGAAGAACCCTGATGGGTCAGCGGGCAACGTCAACTCCGCGTACGTCTCCCCGATCGACACTGTCGTGCAGGCCTATCGCAACAATTCTGATGTCGTTGGTGATATCTCCCGCTCGGTTCCGCATATGGAAGCTGGCAAAGTCAGGCGTGTATTCTTTGACAGACCCGTTCCAGAGGAAGTAAAGGAGAAGCTTTGCGCAAATGGTCTGGATGCACCTTTG TTAAATTTGCTTGAAGGTTGGGCCTTCGACGACCAGTTGATAGGATATGATG ATGAGGAGACCTTTGCTGATAAGAAGGCATGGGCTGGTGGATACTGTTTCGGAGGCACCATGATCTGGAGCATCGACTTCCAACCCAGCGATAACTCTAC TGACGGTTATGTCCCTGCCCTTCCAGATCTCGACGGCATTGGCGCGATCCCCAAGGACCTCCAAGACAAGGTCCTTAAGAAGTGCGACACCGGCTTCTCCTACGACAACTATGGAGACCTGCCCAAGCTTTGGTACGACTCTGGGGCTGAACAGTGGGCTGATGCGTATATCAAGTCTCAGAAGGATCACACCAACTGGGCGCAGAACCTTTATCGCAAtttgtttgagaagaaggatcaCACTAAGTTCTCTTGTGTTACGCCCAACTCTCAATGTGACTTTGAGGCCTCTTGCG CTGAGTTCAACAAGGTTGGCAAGGGTGGACTTTACTACCTCTTCCAATCGATGTCGAGCTTCCATACTTTTATGAAGGCACTCAACCAACAGTACGATAGCAAGATTACTCTGCCCCTTGCGGCCGCCTCTGAGATGAGACTTATCCTTGACATCAAGAGCGGTCTTCCTCAAACAACCATCAACATCGGTAGCGTTCTCGGTTCAGCCTTCAGCATGGCCAACGCCATCGCCGCACCACTCCCCGGTGTTGGTGGTCCCCTCGCAGGTATCTCTGGCCTAGCTAGTATGATCAGGACCTTCACCAGTACAGT TGGTGGCAACGACAACGCCGTTGATGCGACCGATACTCTGACTTTTGCGGTCAAGACCGCAGCAGtcgagaggaagagaaagattGCTGATATTGTGTCTTCAGTGTACGGTGACTTTGGATATGCGCAAGCCGATCTCCCCAAGACAATACTGCTTGGAGGCGCTGATAACCCGGCCATCAAGGTCTTTGGCTATGGTGCGTGGTTGAGGGATAGCGATCTCACTGACCTGAGCGGCGCCGTGGAGCGAATGTCCGACAAAATG aacCAAGCTCTTCTGTGGCAGATGGCCATATTTTTCAAGGGTTTCTACGTCGTGATCCGAGACGATCTCCCCATCAACAGATGCACCCACCCCAACAACACATGGGATGACCGAACCAACCGCTGTGTCGACATCCTCTCTTGGTGGCCCAAGTCCGCATCCGGCCGCGTCGGCAGCGATCTCGCCATGGAGAAAGTCTGGGCCAAATGGAACATGTCCCCCCTCTGGACCCTTCTCAACGCCGTCGAATGCTGGGAAAACAATGGCGGCAAGATCGGCGATGCTAAAGTCAAAGCTCTTCAGAGTGAGTGGGCTAACGGtgttcctcttccttgcttCTTCGCTATGCCGGTTCTCAAGGGTAATTGGTCTAAGGATGCGGCGTCTGATGGTGCGACTTGGCTGGCGGGTGATTTCGTGGGACAGGAGGGGCAGGATGGAAGGCTTTGGCCGAAGGGTAAGTGTGACAAGGCGAATAAGGAACTTGATCCGATTACGGGTGGGCAGGTGAAGAAGTGCAGTAGTCTCAATAAGGTTGGAGGAGAGGAATAG
- a CDS encoding related to alcohol/sorbitol dehydrogenase, whose protein sequence is MADTMQAVVFHGKGDIRIEEVNVPKPGPKEVQLKPAFVGICGTDLHEYLEGAYLIPTTSHPVTGKSAPVIIGHEYSGVISDVGDEVDDLKPGDRVVVQPIIFDGTCNSCQRGLVNCCTNSGFIGLSGMVFRKKIHEDTTAHIITGIGGGLATYTTVPRYSVFKIPDNIPLQVAALVEPLAVAWNAVQQSDFKPGDTALILGAGPIGLAILQVLKSKGASQIIVTETADKRREFATKFGATTVLDPTQTNVGEECKKLCAAEGVQVVFDCAGMQSTLETALAASRPRAVIVNVAIWASEVTISPNYFMLNERTFKGSATYTSSVFQEVIDALARGDLKPEPMITSLINMEEIEEKGFKTLINYKDTQVKILVRV, encoded by the exons ATGGCAGATACCATGCAGGCAGTTGTCTTCCATGGCAAGGGCGATATAAGAATCGAGGAAGTCAATGTCCCAAAGCCTGGTCCCAAAGAAGTTCAG CTGAAACCGGCATTTGTTGGAATTTGCGGAACAG ATCTTCACGAATATCTTGAGGGAGCCTACCTGATTCCCACAACATCTCATCCTGTGACTGGCAAAAGTGCCCCGGTCATCATTGGCCATGAGTATAGCGGTGTTATTTCAGACGTCGGtgacgaggttgatgacCTAAAGCCAGGCGACAGGGTAGTCGTCCAGCCAATCATCTTTGACGGAACTTGCAATTCATGCCAGAGAGGTCTGGTCAATTGTTGCACCAATTCTGGATTCATCGGGCTGAGTGGTATGGTATTTCGCAAGAAGATACACGAGGATACGACGGCTCACATCATCACAGGGATTGGCGGTGGACTTGCCACGTACACAACTGTTCCACGGTATTCGGTCTTTAAGATTCCTGATAACATACCCCTTCAGGTTGCCG CCCTGGTCGAACCTTTGGCGGTTGCCTGGAACGCCGTGCAGCAAAGCGACTTTAAACCTGGTGACACGGCCCTCATCCTCGGCGCCGGCCCAATTGGCCTAGCTATTCTTCAAgttctcaagagcaaaggCGCCAGCCAGATCATTGTCACTGAGACGGCAGACAAACGACGAGAATTTGCGACCAAGTTCGGGGCCACCACAGTCTTAGATCCTACACAGACAAATGTGGGCGAAGAGTGCAAGAAGCTTTGCGCAGCAGAAGGCGTCCAAGTGGTCTTTGACTGCGCAGGCATGCAGAGCACACTAGAAACTGCGCTTGCTGCGTCCAGACCCCGAGCCGTTATTGTGAATGTTGCCATCTGGGCAAGCGAGGTGACCATATCGCCTAACTATTTTATGCTGAATGAGAGGACTTTTAAAGGCTCGGCAACATATACTTCATCAGTATTCCAGGAGGTTATCGATGCTCTTGCGCGAG GTGATCTGAAACCTGAGCCAATGATTACTAGTTTGATTAACATGGAGGAAATTGAGGAAAAGGGGTTTAAGACGCTgattaactataaggacaCTCAGGTCAAGATATTGGTTCGCGTCTAG